CCAATTTGAACCAAGTGAAAATTTGAAACTTTCATATCCGCAACCGCGAAAGGGTTAAAGTTTATGGCGGATGTTTCAAATTCATTTTCTAAAAAAAACTCATATCTGTTGTCAAGGTCAAATTTTAACAAAGCATGAAAAATTCCACTAAAACTAAACATCAAAATAAAAATACTCGAAATCAAGCCTACCTGCCTATGCCTTTTTCTATTTCTTAGCTTCGGCAAAGACTTCATTCTTTTGTACTTAAACCAATTTCTGATATATATCCAAATTCCAAATATGGAAGAAATCAGCAATACCATTAGCAAGATGATTACTCCTATGATTCTAATTGGGTTATCACTATCTAGAAAACTCCAAGTATGAAAATTTCTAAAAAACCATTGGTAATAAATCTTAGCATTATCCATCAGAGTAGCAAGGCGAGAGTTATTGACATCCACATAAAGCGTCATATTATCATCTCTTTTAAATACTACTTTATAAACTGGCAAATACCTATTTATAGGCAAATATTCATTATCAAATTCATCGATATACTCAACCGATATCAGATCATGGTTAAAATCTTGTATAAAATATCTCGCTAAATATTCCGCATAACTTGAATCTCCACCTATTAATTTCTCCCCGCTTTCTGCATTTATAAAATGATTGTTCCCAGCTGCTAAAAATTGGTAATAAACAGAATCATCGATCATTACAGCTTTTGCATTATTAATCTTCGACTTGTTTAACACACCCAAAGCTGCTTGAAAAGACAATAAGGAATCATGGTTATCTACGTTGATCGACTCCACTCGACGCTTTGAAGGCTTCAGCTTAAAAAAATTGGACATAACCGGGTGCATAAAACCACTCAGACACCATAACACAACAGGCAATGCGCAAATTATTCCCAGCCACTTATGCCAACGATACAAACCTCGGTTCAAAGTTACTCCACTTTGAGTTTTTCTTTTGACTTTTACTTCTTCTATCATGCCTACTTCATAAAAAATTAAGAGGCGGACTAACATCTCGCCTCTTAACAACAAACCAACTACAATCTTTTTCTTTTGCCTACATTTATATTCAGCCCTACTTGAAAGGTTCTAGGCAACCCAGGGGTGTATTGCTTTCTTCCATAACTCAATGAAGCTCTCGTAGCATACAACTCATCCGTAATATTCATAATGTTTCCCCATACTTCAACAAATTTAAACGTATAAGAAGCTCTGGCATTCAACAAATTATATCCTTCATATTCTTCCGAATTCTCCTGATCCATGAAATACGAACTTACTCTCTGCCACTCAAAACTAAACTTAAGCCCTTTTACAATTACAGGTCGATAATCTATCCCCGCATTAAAGATCCAACTAGGAGCGCCAGGCATTTCATTCCATCCAAAGTCATTTCCTTTTTCCACATACTCCATATACCTGTGCACAGAATTGCTACCACTCGCTCTCAAGGCTAATTGTTCTACAGGCTTGTATTTCACACTATACTCTAGCCCATAATGAAGCGTTTTACCAGCATTTCTATTGATAAAAGAGTCATCTTCCAGCCTTACGGATATGATCTCATCATGGCCAATCATTGCATACATTGCAAAATCCAGAATCAATTTATTGGATAGGAAAGAGCGCCAGCCACCAAGTTCAAAATTATCAAATTTTGCAGGCTTTAGCTCAGGCACTTTCACCCCTCTATACAACTCACCCACAGAAGGAGGAACAAATCCTCTGCTGTAGTTCCCAAACATTCCGAAATCATTTGTGAAATTATAAATAACCCCCACTCTAGGAGAAAAGCTTCTAAAAACATCTTTCGAATTTGGCGCTCCGGAAAATGACTCCTTAGAAAGAAAATTTCTATAATCATACACAAAGCGATCCAACCTAAGACCTAAAGAAACTTGCAACCGGCTTGTAAATTTCAACTCAAAATTGGTATAAGCCGCCATATTTCTCACATCCACTTCATAATCTGTCAATAAAGAATCTGTCTCCTCATAACTCTCGAAAATTCCATCCTCTGACTTATTAACTTTAATCAAATAGGCTTCGTAAGCCATAGGAGAATTATCAAAACTCACCCCACCAGTCAAAATCGCGCCCTGCAATAGATTAAATTCCTGAGTGTGTTGAATCAAACCGACATAACTACTAAAGCTATTACTATTTATCTCTCCATTATTATGTCTAGGACTTAATCTATAAGATGGAATTTGATCCGTTGTATTGTTTCTGTATTGAAAAGTAAAAGATGTTTTCCCAGACTCGCTCCAACGATGATCTACTCTTGTTTTCACTCTTAATGCATTTACATCTCTTTCTGTAAATCTATGAAGGCTCTTGAATTCATTAGCGAAAAACCCAGCACTATCTATCGAACCAGCCATATCCGCTCTATAATCCACCCAAGTCATTCCCGCTGAAACATCCGTTTTATTAGATAACGCATAAGTTAAATTAGCAGTAATCGCGTTTTTCTCCATGTCACTATACTCACGGTATCCATCTTTTTGTCTCGCAAGATATCCTCCAATAGCAACACCAAGTCTTCCTTGAGTTCCTGTAGCCTTAAAGTCCGTTCTTGCATACCCTTGATCTGATATTCTCACGCCAAATCTTGCTTCTGGCGAATGCGTTGGTTTTGTCGTAATCAAGTTGATCGCCCCACCTATCGCTTCGCTTCCGTAAATAGATGAAGCAGGACCTCTGACTACTTCTATTCTATCCATCATCGCCATATCCATCTCAAGCATTGCATTGTGATTAAAATTACCTGTCGGTCGAATTGGAAGGCCATCTTCAAGGTATAAAAATAAACTTTTCGTTGAAATAGGCTGACGAATGGACATCATATGCTGTTCATTCCCTAAATCCACCATATGAACACCTGGAATAGTATTCAAAACCTGATCCAAAGAATTAGGCTTGAACTTATCAATATCATCGCTTCCGATCTTTGAAATCGCCATAGGCAACTCATCTCTTCTTCTCTCATCTCTATTTCCTGTTACAAGAACCTCTTGTAATCCGATGCTAGAAGCTTTCATCAATACCAATGATGAATTTTTAGACCTCATTTCCTTGTTGTCATAGCCCATCATAACAAAGTGAAGCAAAATCTCCCGATTTGGAACTTGAATAGTAAAGTTGCCATACAAGTCAGTCATAACTCCAGACTTTTGGCCTAAACTATCATAATACACACTAACACCAATTAATGGCTCTTCTGTTTCCAAATCAGCGACTCTTCCTTTCACTTCAAATTGGGCATAGGATGCCTGCCCAAGCAAACACATAAGTATGCTTAGATATATGTATTTCATAACTATTGTTTATTAATTTTTATTATTGCCCATAACGTATAAAACTAATAGGCATAGCGGTATTCGATACTTTACAAAGAATTAATGATGGTTCGAACCCAAGGCAATCATTAATCCCGCAAAGAGAACATTATCAAATAATTAAAGATTACAGGAATTCATTCATTGCAGCAATACAACTAACATAGTGTTATACTTGAGACCTCAAAATGAGATATCCCATAGGACACAATCAATAGTGTTGCATGCATGAACTTATGGCAAAATAATGTCCATAAGCTTCAAAAAGCTGTTAAATGAATTAAATAGGAAGTGTTATTTAGGCGATTGGAGGCCTGAAAATCGAAGAATGGTAATCTTGAAGAGACAAGTCTTCATAAAAAACATGCTTGGCAATGTGTTCAACATGCTCTAATCTTGAAAAAATAAAGGAATTCGCAAGCAAATTAGAAA
The Aureibacter tunicatorum DNA segment above includes these coding regions:
- a CDS encoding PepSY-associated TM helix domain-containing protein — encoded protein: MIEEVKVKRKTQSGVTLNRGLYRWHKWLGIICALPVVLWCLSGFMHPVMSNFFKLKPSKRRVESINVDNHDSLLSFQAALGVLNKSKINNAKAVMIDDSVYYQFLAAGNNHFINAESGEKLIGGDSSYAEYLARYFIQDFNHDLISVEYIDEFDNEYLPINRYLPVYKVVFKRDDNMTLYVDVNNSRLATLMDNAKIYYQWFFRNFHTWSFLDSDNPIRIIGVIILLMVLLISSIFGIWIYIRNWFKYKRMKSLPKLRNRKRHRQVGLISSIFILMFSFSGIFHALLKFDLDNRYEFFLENEFETSAINFNPFAVADMKVSNFHLVQIGQENAFRVNSTKETSFYSLEGKKINFTDDDYAKYLATTFADKELKEVESVGLIRKFNHDYGFINKKLPVNRVNFKSENNLSVYVENNTSSLSVMVDDYKRLEGLSFSMLHKLHFLDSLGKPFRDSIVVVSILMILLVVFFGLRTLL
- a CDS encoding TonB-dependent receptor produces the protein MKYIYLSILMCLLGQASYAQFEVKGRVADLETEEPLIGVSVYYDSLGQKSGVMTDLYGNFTIQVPNREILLHFVMMGYDNKEMRSKNSSLVLMKASSIGLQEVLVTGNRDERRRDELPMAISKIGSDDIDKFKPNSLDQVLNTIPGVHMVDLGNEQHMMSIRQPISTKSLFLYLEDGLPIRPTGNFNHNAMLEMDMAMMDRIEVVRGPASSIYGSEAIGGAINLITTKPTHSPEARFGVRISDQGYARTDFKATGTQGRLGVAIGGYLARQKDGYREYSDMEKNAITANLTYALSNKTDVSAGMTWVDYRADMAGSIDSAGFFANEFKSLHRFTERDVNALRVKTRVDHRWSESGKTSFTFQYRNNTTDQIPSYRLSPRHNNGEINSNSFSSYVGLIQHTQEFNLLQGAILTGGVSFDNSPMAYEAYLIKVNKSEDGIFESYEETDSLLTDYEVDVRNMAAYTNFELKFTSRLQVSLGLRLDRFVYDYRNFLSKESFSGAPNSKDVFRSFSPRVGVIYNFTNDFGMFGNYSRGFVPPSVGELYRGVKVPELKPAKFDNFELGGWRSFLSNKLILDFAMYAMIGHDEIISVRLEDDSFINRNAGKTLHYGLEYSVKYKPVEQLALRASGSNSVHRYMEYVEKGNDFGWNEMPGAPSWIFNAGIDYRPVIVKGLKFSFEWQRVSSYFMDQENSEEYEGYNLLNARASYTFKFVEVWGNIMNITDELYATRASLSYGRKQYTPGLPRTFQVGLNINVGKRKRL